One window of the Anaeromyxobacter dehalogenans 2CP-C genome contains the following:
- a CDS encoding pyridoxal-phosphate dependent enzyme, translating to MAYHETVLSAIGHTPLVRLQKLTGPDDATVLVKLEYLNPGGSIKDRMAVHILEKAERSGLLRPGGTIVENTSGNTGVGLAMAAAVKGYRCVFTMPDKMSKEKQDTLKAFGAKVIVTPTNVPADSPDSYYSVAKRIAAETPNSFYVNQYHSLDNVEAHYQLTAPEIWEQTGGRLDAFVAGLGTGGTMSGCGKFFKEKNPAILNVGVDPIGSVYHSMFKTGKLSHPHVYKVEGIGEDMMCGAMDLSVLDDVRQVNDADSFVMARRLAREEGVLAGGSSGAAVHVAVKLAKELGKGKVIVVPLPDGGRAYISKFYSDEWMRDNGFPVGAGGPVSAATVKDVLGRRRGEVISARKTDKVEAVVKKMKEHDISQMPVVDDTGRAIGMIHEYDLLNFLIEGKHRLTEVVEPLVQPLQGVVEPDTALARLRDIFNDDHVAVVKEGDRVTGIVTKIDLIEFLAQRLR from the coding sequence ATCGGGCACACGCCGCTCGTCCGCCTGCAGAAGCTCACCGGTCCGGACGACGCGACCGTGCTCGTGAAGCTCGAGTACCTGAACCCCGGCGGCTCCATCAAGGACCGCATGGCGGTGCACATCCTCGAGAAGGCGGAGCGCTCCGGCCTGCTCCGGCCCGGCGGCACCATCGTCGAGAACACGAGCGGCAACACCGGCGTGGGCCTGGCCATGGCGGCGGCGGTGAAGGGGTACCGCTGCGTGTTCACCATGCCGGACAAGATGTCGAAGGAGAAGCAGGACACGCTGAAGGCGTTCGGCGCGAAGGTGATCGTGACGCCGACCAACGTGCCGGCCGACTCGCCCGACAGCTACTACTCGGTGGCGAAGCGCATCGCGGCGGAGACGCCCAACAGCTTCTACGTGAACCAGTACCACAGCCTCGACAACGTCGAGGCCCACTACCAGCTCACCGCCCCGGAGATCTGGGAGCAGACCGGCGGCCGCCTCGACGCGTTCGTGGCGGGCCTGGGCACCGGCGGGACCATGAGCGGCTGCGGGAAGTTCTTCAAGGAGAAGAACCCCGCCATCCTCAACGTCGGCGTGGACCCGATCGGCTCCGTGTACCACTCGATGTTCAAGACCGGGAAGCTCTCGCACCCCCACGTCTACAAGGTGGAGGGCATCGGCGAGGACATGATGTGCGGCGCCATGGACCTCTCGGTCCTCGACGACGTCCGCCAGGTGAACGACGCCGACTCCTTCGTGATGGCGCGGCGGCTCGCCCGCGAGGAGGGCGTCCTCGCCGGCGGCTCCTCCGGCGCGGCGGTGCACGTCGCGGTGAAGCTCGCGAAGGAGCTCGGCAAGGGCAAGGTGATCGTGGTGCCGCTGCCCGACGGCGGGCGCGCCTACATCTCGAAGTTCTACTCGGACGAGTGGATGCGCGACAACGGCTTCCCGGTGGGCGCGGGCGGCCCGGTGTCCGCGGCCACCGTGAAGGACGTGCTCGGCCGCCGCCGCGGCGAGGTCATCTCCGCGCGCAAGACCGACAAGGTCGAGGCGGTGGTGAAGAAGATGAAGGAGCACGACATCTCGCAGATGCCGGTGGTGGACGACACCGGCCGCGCCATCGGCATGATCCACGAGTACGACCTGCTCAACTTCCTCATCGAGGGGAAGCACCGCCTCACCGAGGTGGTCGAGCCGCTGGTGCAGCCGCTGCAGGGCGTGGTGGAGCCGGACACCGCCCTCGCCCGCCTGCGCGACATCTTCAACGACGACCACGTGGCGGTCGTGAAGGAGGGCGATCGGGTCACCGGCATCGTGACCAAGATCGACCTCATCGAGTTCCTGGCGCAGCGGCTCCGGTAG
- a CDS encoding cystathionine gamma-synthase, translating into MADAETKPGFDTLAIHAGQAPDPTTGAIMTPVYLSSTYVQASPGVHKGFEYSRTRNPTRDALQGCLAALEGGRHALAFASGLAATDAILHLLQSGDHVLASDDVYGGTFRIFDKVFRRHGLEFSYVDMSDPRNVERGLRPNTRLVWIESPTNPMLKIVDLAEVARIARTHGARTVVDNTFATPYFQRPLELGIDLVAHSTTKYLNGHSDVIGGAVVTSDDALHERLAFLQNAVGGVPGPLDSFLVLRGLKTLHVRMQRHAENALALARFLDGHPQVERVTYPGLASHPQHALAARQMKGFGGMLTFVIRGGLPAARAFLEHVRIFACAESLGGVESLIEHPAIMTHASVPKETREALGIADGFIRVSAGIEAVDDLREDLERGFAAARRA; encoded by the coding sequence ATGGCCGACGCCGAGACGAAGCCCGGGTTCGACACCCTCGCCATCCACGCCGGCCAGGCGCCGGATCCGACCACCGGCGCGATCATGACGCCGGTGTACCTGTCCTCGACCTACGTGCAGGCCTCGCCGGGCGTGCACAAGGGGTTCGAGTACTCGCGCACCCGCAACCCGACCCGCGACGCGCTCCAGGGCTGCCTGGCGGCGCTGGAGGGCGGGCGGCACGCGCTCGCGTTCGCCTCGGGCCTGGCCGCCACCGACGCCATCCTCCACCTGCTGCAGTCGGGCGACCACGTGCTCGCCTCGGACGACGTGTACGGCGGCACCTTCCGCATCTTCGACAAGGTGTTCCGGCGCCACGGGCTGGAGTTCTCGTACGTGGACATGAGCGACCCGCGCAACGTGGAGCGCGGGCTGCGCCCGAACACGCGGCTGGTGTGGATCGAGAGCCCCACCAACCCGATGCTGAAGATCGTGGACCTCGCCGAGGTGGCGCGGATCGCGAGGACGCACGGGGCGCGCACGGTGGTGGACAACACCTTCGCCACCCCGTACTTCCAGCGGCCGCTCGAGCTCGGCATCGACCTCGTCGCCCACTCCACCACCAAGTACCTGAACGGCCACTCCGACGTGATCGGCGGGGCGGTGGTGACCTCCGACGACGCGCTGCACGAGCGGCTCGCGTTCCTGCAGAACGCGGTCGGCGGCGTGCCCGGGCCGCTCGACAGCTTCCTGGTGCTGCGCGGCCTGAAGACGCTGCACGTCCGCATGCAGCGCCACGCCGAGAACGCGCTGGCGCTGGCGCGCTTCCTCGACGGCCACCCGCAGGTGGAGCGGGTCACCTATCCGGGCCTGGCCTCGCACCCGCAGCACGCGCTCGCCGCCCGGCAGATGAAGGGCTTCGGCGGCATGCTCACGTTCGTGATCCGCGGCGGCCTGCCGGCGGCGCGCGCGTTCCTCGAGCACGTCCGGATCTTCGCGTGCGCCGAGTCGCTCGGGGGCGTGGAGAGCCTCATCGAGCACCCCGCGATCATGACCCACGCCTCGGTGCCGAAGGAGACGCGCGAGGCGCTCGGGATCGCGGACGGGTTCATCCGCGTGTCCGCCGGGATCGAGGCCGTGGACGACCTCCGCGAGGACCTCGAACGCGGCTTCGCCGCCGCGCGCCGCGCGTGA
- a CDS encoding MFS transporter: MSRPARDVATLFATRAVRLFAYGLLSVVLVLHLEAAGLDQPRIGALLTLTLLGDTALSLWITTRADRIGRRRMLVLGALLMVLAGAAFSATTAFPLLLLAATVGVMSPSGNEVGPFLAIELAALTEAVPSQRRTATFAWYQLAGALATALGALAGGALAGALQRRGLAPLASYRAVTALYGALGLVLAAAFLRLTPRVETAPRSAASPRAAFLGLHRSRRTVLELSALFSLDAFAGGLVVQSFVAWWFHRRFGASPATIGAIFFGANVLAGISALSASAIARRIGLVNTMVATHLPSNLLLALVPLMPTLPLAIGVLLLRFSISQMDVPTRQSYTVAVVDPDERSAAAGVTGIARTVGSALAPALAGPLYAGAGALASVPFLLAGGLKVLYDLLLWRRFRALRPPEER, translated from the coding sequence GTGAGCCGGCCCGCCCGCGACGTCGCGACCCTGTTCGCCACCCGGGCCGTCCGGCTGTTCGCGTACGGCCTGCTCTCGGTGGTGCTGGTGCTGCACCTCGAGGCGGCCGGGCTCGACCAGCCGCGCATCGGCGCGCTGCTCACGCTCACGCTGCTCGGCGACACCGCGCTCTCGCTGTGGATCACGACGCGCGCCGACCGGATCGGCCGCCGCCGCATGCTCGTGCTCGGCGCGCTCCTCATGGTGCTCGCCGGCGCCGCGTTCTCCGCCACCACCGCGTTCCCGCTGCTGCTCCTCGCGGCCACCGTCGGCGTGATGAGCCCGTCCGGCAACGAGGTGGGGCCGTTCCTCGCCATCGAGCTGGCGGCGCTCACGGAGGCGGTGCCCTCGCAGCGGCGCACCGCGACGTTCGCCTGGTACCAGCTGGCCGGCGCGCTGGCGACCGCGCTGGGCGCGCTCGCCGGCGGCGCGCTCGCCGGCGCGCTGCAGCGCCGCGGCCTCGCCCCGCTCGCCTCCTACCGCGCCGTCACCGCGCTGTACGGGGCGCTCGGCCTGGTGCTCGCGGCGGCGTTCCTGCGGCTCACCCCGCGCGTCGAGACCGCCCCGCGCTCCGCGGCCTCGCCGCGCGCCGCGTTCCTCGGGCTGCACCGCTCCCGCCGCACCGTGCTGGAGCTCTCCGCGCTGTTCTCGCTGGACGCGTTCGCGGGCGGCCTGGTGGTGCAGAGCTTCGTGGCGTGGTGGTTCCACCGCCGCTTCGGCGCCAGCCCGGCCACCATCGGCGCGATCTTCTTCGGGGCGAACGTGCTCGCCGGGATCTCGGCGCTGTCCGCCTCGGCCATCGCGCGGCGCATCGGCCTCGTGAACACCATGGTGGCGACGCACCTGCCCTCGAACCTGCTGCTGGCGCTGGTGCCGCTCATGCCCACGCTGCCGCTCGCCATCGGCGTGCTGCTGCTGCGCTTCTCCATCTCGCAGATGGACGTCCCGACGCGCCAGTCCTACACGGTCGCGGTGGTGGATCCCGACGAGCGCTCCGCCGCGGCCGGGGTGACCGGCATCGCGCGCACGGTGGGCTCGGCGCTCGCGCCGGCGCTGGCGGGCCCGCTCTACGCCGGCGCCGGCGCGCTGGCGAGCGTCCCGTTCCTGCTCGCGGGCGGCCTCAAGGTCCTCTACGACCTGCTGCTCTGGCGGCGCTTCCGCGCGCTGCGCCCGCCCGAGGAGCGCTGA
- a CDS encoding MDR family MFS transporter, whose translation MRRTHRGLTVVALLLGMFLAAMEMTVVSTAMPSVVGELGGLALYAWAFAAYMLTATVSVPIYGKLADLKGRKVVMLFGLALFVASSIACGMARSMEALVAARALQGLGAGAIQPVTLTIAGDLFEPEERARIQGVFGAVWGLAGLVGPLLGGAIVHLASWRWVFWLNVPFGLGSALVLALVYHERPERHAHRLDVAGAALLSIAVVSALLAVRSPATGLLALPLGAVALAAFLAVERRAPEPLLPLDLFRDRVIAVSSAANALLGAAMLGMVTFVPLWVQSVLGGTPTQAGSAIAPMAVGWPICSALSGRLLPRTGYRALVRAGMGLTAVAAGALALLLRPGVPLLVPQALAFAYGAGMGLASTPLVIAVQASVPWNRRGVATATTMFFRTIGGTLSVGVLGGVLAHALASGGADGALVSRLLGPERASIDAGVLAPLAGALQGAMGRIFAAVAVIAGAAFAVGLRFPRLALAARTPERAGAPPAPDRP comes from the coding sequence ATGCGCCGGACCCACCGCGGACTCACCGTCGTCGCCCTGCTCCTCGGGATGTTCCTCGCCGCGATGGAGATGACGGTCGTCTCGACCGCCATGCCGTCGGTGGTGGGGGAGCTGGGTGGGCTGGCGCTGTACGCCTGGGCCTTCGCCGCCTACATGCTCACCGCCACGGTGAGCGTGCCCATCTACGGCAAGCTCGCCGACCTGAAGGGCCGCAAGGTGGTGATGCTGTTCGGGCTCGCGCTGTTCGTGGCGAGCTCGATCGCCTGCGGGATGGCCCGGTCGATGGAGGCGCTGGTGGCCGCGCGGGCGCTGCAGGGCCTGGGCGCCGGCGCGATCCAGCCCGTCACGCTCACCATCGCCGGCGACCTGTTCGAGCCGGAGGAGCGCGCGCGCATCCAGGGGGTGTTCGGCGCGGTCTGGGGGCTCGCCGGCCTGGTCGGGCCGCTGCTCGGCGGCGCGATCGTGCACCTCGCCTCCTGGCGCTGGGTCTTCTGGCTGAACGTGCCGTTCGGCCTCGGCTCGGCGCTGGTGCTGGCGCTCGTCTACCACGAGCGGCCCGAGCGCCACGCCCACCGGCTCGACGTCGCCGGGGCGGCGCTGCTCTCGATCGCGGTGGTCTCCGCGCTGCTCGCGGTGCGCTCGCCCGCCACCGGGCTGCTGGCGCTGCCGCTCGGCGCCGTCGCGCTGGCGGCGTTCCTGGCGGTGGAGCGGCGGGCGCCGGAGCCGCTCCTCCCGCTCGACCTGTTCCGCGACCGGGTCATCGCCGTGTCGTCGGCGGCGAATGCGCTGCTCGGCGCGGCGATGCTGGGCATGGTCACGTTCGTGCCGCTGTGGGTCCAGAGCGTGCTCGGCGGGACGCCCACGCAGGCGGGCAGCGCCATCGCGCCCATGGCGGTGGGGTGGCCCATCTGCAGCGCGCTGTCCGGGCGGCTCCTCCCGCGCACCGGCTACCGCGCGCTGGTCCGCGCCGGCATGGGCCTCACCGCGGTCGCCGCCGGGGCGCTGGCGCTGCTGCTCCGCCCGGGCGTGCCGCTCCTCGTGCCCCAGGCGCTCGCGTTCGCGTACGGCGCCGGCATGGGCCTGGCCTCCACGCCGCTCGTCATCGCGGTGCAGGCCAGCGTGCCCTGGAACCGGCGCGGCGTCGCGACCGCCACCACCATGTTCTTCCGCACCATCGGCGGCACGCTCTCGGTGGGCGTGCTCGGCGGCGTGCTCGCGCACGCGCTCGCGAGCGGCGGCGCCGACGGGGCGCTGGTCTCGCGCCTGCTCGGGCCGGAGCGGGCGTCGATCGACGCGGGCGTGCTCGCGCCGCTCGCGGGGGCGCTGCAGGGCGCCATGGGCAGGATCTTCGCGGCGGTGGCGGTGATCGCCGGCGCGGCCTTCGCCGTGGGCCTGCGCTTCCCGCGCCTCGCGCTCGCGGCGCGGACCCCGGAGCGCGCCGGCGCCCCTCCGGCCCCGGACCGCCCGTGA
- a CDS encoding YgaP family membrane protein, whose protein sequence is MTAERGVRILAGTFVLVSLLLGAQASPLFVNASWLWLTVFVGANLFQSGFTGFCPAEIIMRKAGLRGAPVPAPSQR, encoded by the coding sequence ATGACCGCCGAACGCGGTGTCCGCATCCTCGCCGGGACCTTCGTCCTCGTCTCGCTCCTGCTGGGCGCCCAGGCCAGCCCGCTGTTCGTGAACGCGAGCTGGCTCTGGCTCACCGTCTTCGTGGGCGCGAACCTGTTCCAGAGCGGCTTCACCGGCTTCTGCCCGGCCGAGATCATCATGCGGAAGGCCGGCCTGCGGGGCGCCCCCGTCCCCGCGCCGTCGCAGCGCTGA
- a CDS encoding amylo-alpha-1,6-glucosidase has protein sequence MIELPVRQGWAPGDGAEALLEREWLVANGLGGYASGTLAGACTRRYHGLLVAALPGVGRAVMLSHLSDRVRLADGRSIRLAGDERSVGLALHGAEHLRGFRLEGGLPVWTYRLDGAVLERRVALVHGQNTVHVSYRLLDGDGPVRLTLRPGVHFRPHDAPVSGPVPAYRLVAARGRFEVAGDDPRFPPLRLLLHGARAAFTVEEERLAEVVYRVEASRGYDTQGDLFSPGFFRVDLGREAPVTLVASTEPWDQVTALAPDEALRAERARREALLARAPEAARQGPAAELVLAADAFVVAPAGRVQEEARAEGDAPRTVIAGYHWFTDWGRDTMISLEGLALCTGRARDAAAILRAFARHVRDGLIPNLFPEGDAEGLYHTADATLWMFHAVDRYVRATGDRQLLRRLLPALRDVVAHHQRGTRFGIGVDPQDGLLRQGEQGYQLTWMDAKVEGWVVTPRRGKAVEINALWFNALANLARWLEEEGEGEAARAAAEAAARARASFNRRFWNAPGRQLFDVVDGEDGRDDPACRPNQLLAISLPSPVLERDRWAPVLETVRERLLTPVGLRSLSRDHPEYKATYHGDLRTRDAAYHQGTVWSWLVGPWVDAWLRVHPGDLDGARRALDGLVGELGHACLGQISEVFDAEPPFTPRGCVAQAWGVAELLRSLLRVSGAAAAQEPGSRSGSGRELG, from the coding sequence GGCGCCGGGCGACGGCGCCGAGGCGCTGCTGGAGCGCGAGTGGCTGGTCGCGAACGGGCTGGGCGGGTACGCCAGCGGCACGCTCGCGGGCGCCTGCACGCGCCGGTACCACGGGCTGCTCGTGGCCGCGCTGCCGGGCGTCGGGCGCGCGGTGATGCTCTCGCACCTGTCCGACCGGGTCCGGCTCGCGGATGGCCGGAGCATCCGGCTGGCCGGGGACGAGCGGTCGGTGGGGCTCGCGCTGCACGGCGCCGAGCACCTCCGCGGCTTCCGGCTCGAGGGCGGGCTGCCGGTGTGGACCTACCGGCTCGACGGGGCGGTGCTGGAGCGGCGCGTGGCGCTCGTGCACGGCCAGAACACGGTCCACGTCTCCTACCGGCTCCTCGACGGCGACGGCCCGGTGCGGCTCACGCTGCGGCCCGGCGTTCACTTCCGCCCGCACGACGCGCCCGTGTCCGGGCCGGTGCCGGCCTACCGCCTGGTGGCGGCGCGGGGCCGGTTCGAGGTCGCCGGCGACGACCCGCGCTTCCCGCCGCTGCGCCTGCTGCTGCACGGCGCGCGCGCCGCGTTCACGGTCGAGGAGGAGCGGCTCGCCGAGGTGGTCTACCGCGTGGAGGCGAGCCGCGGCTACGACACGCAGGGCGACCTGTTCAGCCCCGGCTTCTTCCGCGTGGACCTCGGGCGCGAGGCGCCGGTGACGCTGGTCGCGTCCACCGAGCCGTGGGACCAGGTGACCGCGCTCGCGCCCGACGAGGCGCTCCGGGCCGAGCGCGCGCGGCGGGAGGCGCTGCTGGCGCGCGCGCCGGAGGCGGCGCGGCAGGGCCCCGCGGCCGAGCTGGTGCTCGCCGCCGACGCGTTCGTGGTGGCGCCGGCGGGCCGGGTGCAGGAGGAGGCGCGGGCGGAGGGCGACGCGCCGCGCACCGTGATCGCCGGCTACCACTGGTTCACCGACTGGGGCCGCGACACGATGATCTCGCTGGAGGGGCTGGCGCTCTGCACCGGCCGCGCGCGCGACGCCGCCGCGATCCTCCGCGCGTTCGCCCGCCACGTGCGCGACGGGCTCATCCCCAACCTGTTCCCGGAGGGCGACGCGGAGGGGCTGTACCACACCGCCGACGCCACGCTCTGGATGTTCCACGCGGTGGACCGGTACGTGCGGGCCACCGGCGACCGGCAGCTCCTGCGCCGGCTGCTGCCGGCGCTCCGGGACGTGGTCGCGCACCACCAGCGCGGCACGCGGTTCGGCATCGGGGTGGACCCGCAGGACGGGCTGCTCCGCCAGGGCGAGCAGGGCTACCAGCTCACCTGGATGGACGCGAAGGTGGAGGGCTGGGTGGTGACCCCGCGCCGCGGCAAGGCGGTCGAGATCAACGCGCTGTGGTTCAACGCGCTCGCGAACCTGGCGCGCTGGCTCGAGGAGGAGGGGGAGGGCGAGGCCGCCCGCGCGGCGGCGGAGGCGGCCGCGCGCGCCCGCGCGTCCTTCAACCGGCGCTTCTGGAACGCGCCGGGGCGGCAGCTCTTCGACGTGGTGGACGGCGAGGACGGCCGGGACGATCCCGCCTGCCGGCCCAACCAGCTCCTCGCCATCTCGCTGCCCAGCCCGGTGCTCGAGCGCGACCGCTGGGCGCCGGTGCTCGAGACGGTCCGCGAGCGGCTGCTCACCCCGGTGGGCCTGCGCTCGCTCTCCCGCGATCACCCCGAGTACAAGGCGACGTACCACGGGGACCTGCGGACCCGCGACGCCGCCTACCACCAGGGCACGGTGTGGAGCTGGCTCGTGGGCCCGTGGGTGGACGCGTGGCTGCGCGTGCACCCGGGCGACCTCGACGGCGCGCGGCGGGCGCTCGACGGGCTCGTCGGCGAGCTCGGCCACGCCTGCCTCGGGCAGATCTCGGAGGTGTTCGACGCCGAGCCGCCGTTCACGCCGCGCGGCTGCGTGGCGCAGGCGTGGGGCGTCGCGGAGCTGCTGCGGTCGCTGCTGCGCGTCTCCGGGGCCGCCGCGGCTCAGGAGCCGGGGTCGCGGTCGGGATCCGGCCGCGAGCTCGGGTAG